The proteins below come from a single Carnobacterium divergens DSM 20623 genomic window:
- a CDS encoding sigma 54-interacting transcriptional regulator, translating into MSNRKKDILNFLENRSEQFTAVEIAKELDLDRANVSRYLNDLFKEKAIEKINGRPVLYQRLDKKKEHATNDTESFAHLIGNKESLKVMIQQAKAAILYPPRGLHTIIFGKTGTGKSLFAESMYHFAVESETLAADAPFISFNCADYAQNPQLLFGHIFGVKKGSYTGAAEDRPGLMNKANGGILFLDEIHRLPPEGQEMLFTFIDKGIYRPLGESSQVHEASVQIIGATTENSDTLLSTFNRRIPMMITLPPLEERSIDERYELVATFLQKESDRLGQKIVVEREVLLAFMLYHAEGNIGQVQRDLKLVCAKAFLHYRTHQEEYLRISQKDLPLQVQKGLLLVKEAPERMERLIDHKTSQFSYVPSGQETDKDMGVYSIIEEKVDEILATGSIDDINLEELMATDMNKYFRDYVEKLSMSEVHQDLIPEDIRSLTDQLYDLAEERLDRSYNPKARFAFALHLQSSIERIKENRQIVHPDLNNVRKNYSKEFQVAIDLSGMIEESLQIEIPFDEIGFITMFLTIDISDAVVPQEELVSIMVLMHGRSTATSMLETVQELLDTKVGVAIDMPLTMEVQKMYERVKTTILADRESYKHGLLVLSDMGSLTSFGNMLSEELGIRTKSLSMVSTPIVLEAVRMASVGRTLEDIYQNCQLSFENYSKHPLTNEKPQKKAVLVTCFTGEGVAKHLNERISPVIDESRTKIIQLQFLHREAFKQHIDDLMEEYEIKAIVGTVEFDYQNIPYFSAYDIFNDEKLNILKRIVDEEIPVEQMIQSLEGTIRNVGSVHKLVMLSQKIVHQLQTDMHIIVEPGVDTGIMIHLAFLVERLKVGTVIRNFPNLEEYKKQHRIEMDIVKTALMAIEKQYGVLMVEDEVAYIVQMFIDNKVQLTINK; encoded by the coding sequence TTGTCTAATCGAAAAAAAGATATTTTAAATTTTTTAGAAAATCGATCTGAACAATTTACAGCAGTTGAGATTGCAAAAGAATTGGATTTAGATCGTGCAAACGTAAGTAGATATTTAAATGATTTGTTTAAAGAAAAAGCCATTGAAAAAATAAACGGCAGACCAGTTTTGTATCAACGCCTTGATAAAAAGAAAGAACATGCGACAAATGATACTGAATCCTTTGCTCATCTTATTGGGAATAAAGAATCTCTTAAAGTAATGATTCAACAAGCAAAAGCGGCCATTTTATATCCCCCAAGAGGATTACACACTATTATTTTTGGTAAAACAGGAACAGGTAAATCCCTATTTGCTGAGTCGATGTACCACTTTGCAGTAGAGTCAGAAACATTAGCCGCAGACGCTCCTTTTATTTCTTTCAACTGCGCGGATTATGCTCAAAATCCTCAATTATTATTTGGTCATATTTTTGGTGTTAAAAAAGGTTCCTATACAGGGGCTGCCGAAGATCGCCCTGGGTTAATGAATAAAGCAAATGGAGGAATTCTTTTTTTAGATGAGATCCATCGTTTGCCTCCAGAAGGACAAGAAATGCTCTTTACTTTCATCGATAAAGGGATTTACCGTCCGCTAGGTGAAAGCAGTCAAGTCCATGAAGCAAGTGTTCAAATTATAGGAGCGACAACAGAAAATTCTGATACATTACTGTCAACGTTTAATCGCCGTATTCCAATGATGATTACATTACCTCCATTAGAAGAAAGATCAATTGATGAACGCTATGAATTAGTTGCTACTTTTTTACAAAAAGAATCAGATCGTCTTGGCCAAAAAATTGTCGTAGAAAGAGAAGTATTATTAGCTTTCATGTTATACCATGCAGAGGGCAATATTGGACAAGTCCAAAGAGATTTAAAATTAGTATGCGCGAAAGCATTTTTACACTACCGAACTCACCAAGAAGAATATTTACGTATTTCCCAAAAAGATTTGCCATTACAAGTTCAAAAAGGATTGCTTTTAGTCAAAGAAGCGCCTGAACGTATGGAACGATTAATTGATCATAAAACCAGTCAATTTAGCTATGTTCCAAGTGGTCAAGAAACAGATAAAGATATGGGTGTATACAGTATTATTGAGGAAAAAGTAGATGAAATTTTAGCAACAGGTTCAATTGATGACATCAATTTAGAAGAATTAATGGCAACAGATATGAACAAATATTTTAGAGATTATGTTGAAAAATTATCGATGAGTGAAGTTCATCAAGATTTGATCCCAGAAGATATTCGAAGTTTAACGGACCAACTCTATGACTTAGCCGAAGAACGACTAGATCGAAGCTACAATCCAAAAGCGCGTTTTGCATTTGCACTACATTTGCAAAGTTCGATTGAACGTATCAAAGAAAATCGTCAAATTGTTCATCCAGATTTAAACAATGTTCGAAAAAATTATTCAAAAGAATTCCAAGTAGCCATTGATTTATCTGGTATGATTGAAGAAAGTTTACAAATTGAAATCCCTTTTGATGAAATCGGTTTTATTACCATGTTTTTAACGATTGATATTAGCGACGCAGTAGTACCGCAAGAAGAACTCGTCTCTATTATGGTTCTAATGCATGGGCGATCAACAGCAACTAGTATGTTAGAGACTGTACAAGAATTGCTAGACACCAAAGTTGGAGTCGCTATTGATATGCCATTGACGATGGAAGTTCAAAAGATGTATGAGCGCGTTAAAACAACAATACTTGCAGATCGAGAGTCTTATAAACATGGGTTATTAGTATTGTCCGACATGGGTTCGCTAACTTCTTTTGGCAATATGCTTTCTGAAGAACTAGGCATTCGTACAAAATCCCTTTCTATGGTAAGTACCCCTATTGTGTTAGAAGCAGTAAGAATGGCATCTGTAGGAAGAACGTTGGAAGACATTTATCAAAATTGCCAACTTTCATTTGAAAATTATTCAAAACATCCTTTAACCAATGAAAAACCGCAAAAAAAAGCTGTATTAGTCACCTGTTTTACAGGGGAAGGTGTAGCAAAACATTTAAACGAGCGAATCAGCCCTGTAATTGATGAAAGCCGCACGAAAATTATTCAATTACAATTTTTACACAGGGAAGCATTCAAACAACATATTGATGATTTGATGGAAGAATATGAAATTAAAGCGATTGTTGGGACTGTTGAATTTGATTATCAAAACATTCCATATTTTTCAGCCTATGATATTTTTAATGATGAAAAATTAAATATTTTAAAACGAATTGTTGACGAAGAAATTCCTGTAGAACAAATGATTCAATCACTAGAAGGAACGATTCGTAATGTTGGTTCGGTTCATAAACTAGTGATGCTTTCTCAAAAAATTGTCCACCAACTTCAAACAGATATGCATATTATTGTTGAACCGGGTGTCGATACAGGAATTATGATTCACTTAGCCTTTTTAGTTGAACGCCTAAAAGTAGGGACGGTTATTCGTAATTTTCCTAATTTAGAAGAGTATAAAAAACAACATCGAATCGAAATGGATATTGTTAAAACAGCTTTAATGGCAATTGAAAAACAATATGGCGTTCTAATGGTAGAAGATGAAGTAGCCTATATTGTTCAAATGTTTATTGACAATAAAGTTCAATTAACAATTAATAAATAA
- a CDS encoding DEAD/DEAH box helicase yields the protein MDKLTNELQAYWEKLAYNQPSAIQEKVFTPLIEGKDVIGISPTGTGKTVAYTLPLLETIVPKAGLQVVILTPSQELAVQVAAVVKEWAKQVDIKVQPLIGGANIKRQLEKLRDKPEIIVGTAGRILEISDLKKLKLHQVKTVILDEADHLLQQDQLATVRKVVANMPNERQMGFFSATSNEIMTEMPKWFNSDPLWIDVTNEDESHGTVVHGYIETPTRKRVEVIKRLTQLPDFSGLVFINNVANLVTVAEKLSYEGVSVAVLHGEKYKTERQHALQQFRNKKVKLLLTTDVASRGLDIHGLPYVIQYDLPMTKESYIHRSGRTARMGADGTVLTLVNDRERREFKKIVEPLEIELTPLYLFGGEIVTERPEQTEQVEVESKPASPKVKKEKKKNAPTPEIPKKRKNKKKDQKNKGARRKTKE from the coding sequence ATGGATAAACTAACAAACGAACTACAAGCATACTGGGAAAAATTAGCGTACAATCAACCTTCTGCAATTCAAGAAAAAGTATTTACGCCATTAATTGAAGGCAAAGACGTGATCGGCATTTCACCAACTGGAACAGGAAAAACAGTGGCTTACACACTCCCGCTTTTAGAAACAATCGTGCCAAAGGCTGGGTTACAAGTTGTTATTTTAACACCCTCACAAGAATTAGCTGTTCAAGTGGCAGCCGTTGTAAAAGAATGGGCGAAACAAGTAGACATTAAAGTTCAACCCTTAATTGGTGGAGCCAATATTAAACGTCAACTAGAAAAATTAAGAGACAAGCCTGAAATTATTGTAGGAACAGCAGGTCGAATTTTAGAAATTTCTGATTTAAAAAAATTAAAATTACACCAAGTGAAAACAGTCATTTTAGATGAAGCAGATCATTTACTTCAACAAGATCAGTTAGCAACTGTTAGAAAAGTAGTGGCTAACATGCCAAATGAACGACAAATGGGTTTTTTCTCAGCAACCAGTAATGAAATCATGACTGAGATGCCAAAATGGTTTAATAGCGATCCACTATGGATTGATGTAACGAATGAAGATGAGTCACATGGGACCGTTGTTCATGGCTATATTGAAACGCCAACAAGAAAACGTGTTGAAGTTATTAAACGATTAACACAACTCCCTGACTTCAGTGGTTTGGTATTTATCAATAACGTAGCCAATTTAGTAACTGTAGCTGAAAAATTAAGTTATGAAGGTGTTTCCGTTGCGGTCTTACATGGAGAAAAATATAAAACAGAACGTCAACACGCTTTGCAACAATTTAGAAATAAAAAAGTAAAACTTTTATTAACAACTGATGTGGCGTCAAGAGGATTAGACATTCACGGTTTGCCTTATGTGATTCAATATGATTTACCGATGACTAAAGAAAGCTATATTCATCGTTCAGGCAGAACGGCTAGAATGGGGGCTGACGGAACAGTTTTAACCTTGGTGAATGATCGAGAACGTCGTGAATTTAAAAAAATTGTCGAGCCTTTAGAGATTGAATTAACGCCATTATATCTATTTGGCGGAGAAATTGTTACTGAGCGTCCAGAACAAACAGAACAAGTTGAAGTAGAAAGTAAACCAGCTTCTCCAAAAGTAAAAAAAGAAAAGAAAAAAAATGCTCCTACTCCAGAAATTCCTAAAAAAAGAAAAAACAAAAAGAAAGATCAAAAAAACAAAGGGGCAAGAAGAAAAACAAAAGAATAA
- a CDS encoding Gfo/Idh/MocA family protein translates to MLNLGIIGTNWITNQFIDAAIETKEYQLVAVYSRKKEQAETFGKPYGATIFETKLEDFANHPGIDVVYIASPNSLHFQQALTLMKAKKHVIVEKPMFSNPTEWHAAKQVAEENDVFLLEAARHIHEQNFAIVKEELTKIDDIKGATFTYMKYSSRYDQVLEGQEPNIFSPHFSGGALSDLGVYGVYAAIGWFGMPISCHYFAQKIATEVDGMGTMILRYPGFDVTLLTGKMVDSYLPSEIYTLNQTILMDGVNAISSIEVIDRKTATRQELATPPQENPMVDEAKAFAKVLNHPEDKKNQELYQSWLLLSQQVNEVLKKLRDDAGIVFDADKI, encoded by the coding sequence ATGTTAAATTTAGGAATTATTGGAACAAACTGGATTACGAATCAATTTATTGATGCTGCCATTGAAACAAAAGAGTACCAGCTAGTGGCTGTTTATTCACGAAAAAAGGAACAAGCTGAAACTTTTGGAAAACCTTATGGAGCCACTATTTTTGAGACAAAATTAGAAGATTTTGCAAACCATCCAGGAATTGATGTTGTTTATATTGCTTCGCCAAATAGCCTACATTTTCAACAAGCGTTGACATTAATGAAAGCAAAAAAACATGTAATCGTTGAAAAGCCGATGTTTTCAAATCCAACAGAATGGCATGCTGCTAAACAAGTAGCCGAAGAAAACGATGTATTTCTCTTAGAAGCAGCAAGACATATCCACGAACAAAATTTTGCAATTGTAAAAGAAGAATTAACGAAAATAGATGATATCAAAGGGGCAACCTTTACTTATATGAAATACTCTTCTCGCTATGATCAAGTGCTAGAAGGACAAGAACCCAATATTTTTTCACCACACTTTTCAGGGGGTGCTTTATCTGATTTAGGTGTGTATGGTGTGTATGCTGCAATTGGTTGGTTTGGGATGCCGATAAGCTGTCATTATTTTGCACAAAAAATCGCAACGGAAGTTGACGGAATGGGAACCATGATTTTAAGATATCCAGGTTTCGATGTGACACTCTTAACAGGTAAAATGGTTGATTCGTACTTACCTTCAGAAATCTACACACTTAATCAAACCATTCTTATGGATGGAGTAAACGCCATTTCGTCAATTGAAGTTATTGACCGTAAAACAGCGACACGTCAAGAACTAGCAACACCCCCTCAAGAAAATCCAATGGTAGATGAAGCAAAAGCCTTTGCTAAAGTATTGAATCATCCAGAAGATAAAAAAAATCAAGAGCTTTATCAATCGTGGTTATTGCTAAGTCAACAAGTGAATGAAGTGCTGAAAAAACTTAGAGACGATGCAGGCATTGTTTTTGACGCAGATAAAATTTAA
- the sfsA gene encoding DNA/RNA nuclease SfsA, giving the protein MVEYREIVKGTFIERPNRFIAICQVAGKEIVTHVKNTGRCKELLIPGVTVYLNYVPSKTRKTDYDLISVLKGNRLINIDSQVPNEIVEESLLTGKMQLPGVKGIIQTLKREVVYQNSKFDFYFETDKSEKGFIEVKGMTLEKNNQVSFPDAPTLRGLKHVNELIHAVKVGFYGCVCFIVQMEGVESATINRKMQPALQEAMENALKTGVNTIAYTCQVTPKTITINKSIPFKLN; this is encoded by the coding sequence ATGGTAGAGTATCGAGAGATTGTGAAAGGAACCTTTATCGAACGACCAAATCGTTTTATTGCTATCTGCCAAGTTGCAGGAAAAGAGATTGTAACACACGTTAAAAACACTGGACGATGCAAAGAATTGCTCATACCAGGAGTGACGGTATACCTAAATTATGTTCCCTCTAAAACGAGAAAAACAGATTATGACTTAATTTCGGTTTTAAAAGGAAATAGACTGATAAATATTGACAGTCAAGTTCCTAATGAAATAGTTGAGGAAAGCTTATTGACTGGAAAAATGCAGTTGCCAGGGGTTAAAGGAATCATTCAAACCTTAAAAAGAGAAGTTGTGTATCAAAATTCAAAATTTGATTTTTATTTTGAAACCGATAAATCTGAAAAAGGATTTATTGAAGTAAAAGGAATGACCCTAGAAAAAAATAACCAAGTGTCATTTCCAGATGCTCCAACTTTAAGAGGATTAAAACACGTTAATGAACTAATTCATGCCGTGAAAGTAGGATTCTATGGATGTGTTTGTTTTATTGTTCAAATGGAAGGAGTAGAATCTGCAACAATTAATCGAAAGATGCAGCCAGCGCTTCAAGAAGCAATGGAAAACGCATTAAAAACTGGTGTTAATACAATAGCTTATACTTGTCAGGTGACCCCTAAAACGATTACAATAAATAAGTCGATTCCTTTTAAACTAAATTGA
- a CDS encoding aldo/keto reductase, with amino-acid sequence MVVSLLDRLPLKNGLTIPGIGLGTYGMDDNEVEEVVFTAIMNGYRLIDTATMYNNEVGVGRGINRAINAGISREELFVVTKIWKNEMGFDNTVKAFEASFKRLELEYIDLLLIHWPNESDDVNLDTWQAMETLVEAGRVRALGVANFTRGDLTPLLKSAKIKPTVNQYEIYPGHSQEELHEFCESKNIVSMAYSPLKRGKLTTENKLLKIANRHNKTVSQVVLRWNIQRDVIPIPKTTHKERLIENAAIFDFELSDEDMDILNEMG; translated from the coding sequence ATGGTAGTAAGTTTATTAGACAGATTGCCTTTGAAAAACGGGTTAACGATTCCAGGTATAGGATTAGGAACATACGGTATGGACGACAACGAAGTAGAAGAAGTTGTTTTTACGGCAATTATGAATGGCTATCGCTTGATCGATACAGCGACGATGTACAATAATGAAGTCGGAGTTGGCCGAGGTATCAATCGAGCAATCAATGCAGGCATTTCAAGAGAAGAACTTTTTGTTGTGACGAAAATTTGGAAAAATGAAATGGGTTTTGATAATACAGTGAAAGCATTTGAAGCAAGCTTTAAACGACTTGAATTAGAATATATCGATCTATTATTGATTCACTGGCCAAATGAATCAGATGATGTTAATTTAGATACCTGGCAAGCGATGGAAACTTTAGTGGAAGCTGGACGAGTAAGAGCGCTAGGAGTAGCAAACTTTACCCGGGGTGATTTAACACCCTTATTAAAATCAGCTAAAATAAAACCGACGGTCAATCAATATGAAATTTACCCCGGTCATAGTCAAGAAGAGCTACATGAATTTTGTGAGAGTAAAAACATTGTCTCAATGGCTTACTCACCATTAAAAAGAGGCAAATTAACTACTGAAAATAAATTATTGAAAATTGCGAATAGACACAATAAAACAGTTTCACAGGTGGTATTACGATGGAATATTCAAAGAGACGTTATTCCTATCCCTAAAACAACCCATAAAGAACGATTAATTGAAAATGCAGCGATTTTTGATTTTGAATTATCAGATGAAGACATGGATATCCTTAATGAGATGGGTTAA
- a CDS encoding YdcF family protein, with protein MEFVILASCFIIIGMVVLLRERRSFFGGMSVAFGSIFLTLTLLSLLLVQIGEVSNKGSFIVLMIVYLLFPVLFLGVSIFFIVNTHIMNTKEGRSVTAKLSALLGLNLLIVVPAFFYLITIGSGEIHLVLFSAILFLILSDLLISFFFICYLFYSWMYQMIPIKKQIDYIIVLGSGIKSEEVPPLLKSRLDKAIEYYVKNSSSKIVVSGGQGADEPVSEAFAMKKYLLSQQIPEEKILVEDASTTTYENMKFSKKIIFEDWKNDKENPKILFSTNNYHVLRGALYARKAQLKAEGVGAPTALYFLPTALIREYIALLMLYKKFTISMIFLCLLMVILSALPI; from the coding sequence ATGGAGTTCGTTATTTTAGCAAGTTGTTTTATTATAATAGGTATGGTGGTTTTATTAAGAGAGCGTCGCAGTTTTTTTGGAGGAATGAGTGTAGCATTTGGAAGTATTTTTCTTACGCTAACTTTGTTGTCATTACTATTAGTTCAAATAGGTGAAGTGTCTAACAAAGGTTCATTTATTGTTCTAATGATTGTTTATTTACTATTTCCGGTATTATTTTTAGGTGTCAGTATTTTCTTTATTGTTAATACACATATTATGAATACTAAGGAAGGGCGTAGTGTAACTGCAAAACTTTCAGCGTTATTAGGATTGAATTTATTGATTGTTGTACCTGCTTTTTTTTATTTAATAACTATCGGATCAGGTGAAATACATTTAGTTCTTTTTTCAGCAATTTTATTTTTGATCTTAAGTGATCTGTTGATTTCTTTTTTCTTTATTTGTTATTTATTTTATTCTTGGATGTATCAAATGATTCCTATAAAAAAACAAATTGATTATATTATTGTTCTGGGTTCAGGAATAAAAAGTGAAGAAGTTCCCCCCTTACTAAAAAGTCGGTTGGATAAAGCCATTGAATATTACGTTAAAAATAGTTCTAGTAAAATAGTTGTGAGCGGTGGGCAAGGAGCAGATGAGCCAGTATCAGAAGCGTTTGCTATGAAGAAGTACTTACTATCTCAACAAATCCCAGAAGAAAAAATTTTGGTTGAAGATGCTTCAACGACAACCTATGAGAATATGAAATTTTCTAAAAAAATAATTTTCGAAGATTGGAAAAATGATAAAGAAAATCCAAAAATTCTCTTTTCAACTAATAATTATCATGTTTTAAGAGGTGCACTGTATGCTAGAAAAGCCCAATTAAAGGCAGAAGGAGTTGGAGCTCCAACGGCGCTCTATTTTTTACCAACAGCACTAATTCGTGAATATATTGCTCTATTGATGTTATACAAAAAATTTACTATTAGTATGATTTTTTTATGTCTGTTAATGGTAATCCTTAGCGCACTTCCTATTTAG
- a CDS encoding YxeA family protein produces the protein MKKGIALIILVVAVAAGFFYQKEYTGKEYYTQIITDGHKFIQKDDQDRESINYSYNQKFYNEDGELQKLSFNGGFDRPLKKNAYLKAKVHPKKGVLSWEEVSKSEVPKKALEEIEKNQ, from the coding sequence ATGAAAAAAGGAATTGCATTAATTATTTTAGTAGTAGCTGTTGCAGCAGGATTTTTTTATCAAAAAGAATATACTGGTAAAGAATATTACACACAAATCATAACTGACGGTCATAAATTTATTCAAAAGGATGATCAAGATCGAGAAAGCATTAACTATTCTTATAATCAAAAATTTTACAACGAAGATGGAGAATTACAAAAATTATCTTTTAATGGAGGATTCGATCGCCCATTAAAGAAAAATGCTTACTTGAAAGCTAAAGTTCACCCTAAAAAAGGTGTCCTTTCATGGGAAGAAGTTTCAAAAAGCGAAGTTCCTAAAAAAGCTTTAGAAGAAATTGAAAAAAATCAATAA
- a CDS encoding metallophosphoesterase has protein sequence MNYLILGIVILIGVGLYLYSQNHWIKITQYNIAIPYLATSLKKTKIVHLSDLHIPRHNVSLDKLVTKVREAKPALILLTGDLVDIRVEEFPKLELSRIASELVAIAPTYAVTGNHDVSSGHLQEWEDILSSQGVRVLIDEAEWLQISNAGLVIMGLSEKENFKLQSTPILSGIELSEGMLEQPKILLAHHPEFFESYHLDQVKSPDITFSGHAHGGQVRVPFIGGLYAPGQGKYPTFSEGIHYHSQLKSKRLVISRGIGNSTFPFRINNRPELVVVTLN, from the coding sequence ATGAATTATTTAATTTTAGGTATCGTTATTTTGATAGGAGTGGGACTCTATTTATATAGTCAGAATCATTGGATTAAAATTACACAGTATAATATTGCGATTCCTTACCTAGCAACAAGTCTTAAAAAAACAAAGATTGTTCATTTATCTGATTTACACATTCCAAGACACAATGTTTCTTTGGATAAATTGGTTACAAAAGTAAGGGAAGCCAAACCAGCTTTAATTCTTTTAACGGGTGATTTAGTAGACATCCGAGTAGAAGAGTTTCCAAAATTGGAATTATCTCGAATAGCGAGTGAATTAGTAGCAATCGCACCAACCTATGCCGTCACTGGAAATCATGATGTATCAAGTGGACACTTACAGGAGTGGGAAGATATTCTCAGTTCACAAGGAGTTCGAGTTCTAATTGATGAAGCTGAATGGTTGCAAATTAGCAATGCAGGCCTTGTTATAATGGGGTTATCTGAAAAAGAGAATTTTAAGTTGCAATCAACTCCTATTTTAAGTGGAATTGAATTGAGTGAAGGAATGCTAGAACAACCCAAAATTTTATTAGCGCATCATCCTGAATTTTTTGAAAGCTATCATTTGGATCAAGTTAAATCTCCAGATATTACCTTTAGCGGACATGCACATGGAGGACAAGTAAGAGTACCTTTTATTGGGGGACTATACGCTCCTGGACAAGGAAAATACCCAACTTTTTCAGAAGGCATTCATTATCACTCACAATTAAAAAGTAAACGATTAGTGATTAGTCGAGGTATAGGAAATTCGACGTTTCCATTTAGAATCAATAATCGACCAGAGCTAGTTGTTGTGACACTCAACTGA
- a CDS encoding GH25 family lysozyme, translating into MTIYYLQKDPKINKIKLTAIIGVILLVSMAISLFVAKESNWSLFKEDTKSFPVKGIQVSQEDGYLDWQGIESNQLSFAYIKATEGSNYTDDQFAINWERIQGTSLRRGASHYFSFDSPGATQGSHFNQVVSTQKGDLPSVVMVELYDQYKQNPPEKESVVKELKAFIQVVMDEKGQNLILCVDANVYQKFIKNEFVESDIWLVDTKNKPSKEENIPWKFWEYTEEGDLSKGSIKQKSLDLAVFNGDKDQFEKFGQ; encoded by the coding sequence TTGACGATCTATTATCTGCAAAAAGATCCTAAAATAAATAAAATTAAGTTAACGGCAATCATTGGTGTCATTTTGCTAGTTAGTATGGCAATTAGTTTATTTGTCGCTAAAGAATCAAATTGGTCACTTTTCAAAGAAGATACAAAGTCATTTCCGGTCAAAGGCATCCAAGTGTCACAAGAGGATGGCTACTTAGATTGGCAAGGAATTGAAAGCAATCAACTGTCTTTTGCGTATATTAAAGCTACAGAGGGAAGCAATTACACAGATGACCAATTTGCAATTAATTGGGAGAGAATCCAAGGAACGTCACTAAGAAGAGGTGCTAGTCACTATTTTAGTTTTGATAGCCCTGGAGCAACACAAGGTAGTCATTTTAATCAAGTTGTTTCCACTCAAAAAGGCGACTTACCTTCAGTTGTGATGGTTGAATTGTACGATCAATACAAGCAAAATCCACCTGAAAAAGAAAGTGTTGTCAAGGAATTAAAGGCATTTATTCAAGTTGTTATGGATGAAAAAGGACAGAACTTAATTTTATGTGTGGATGCTAATGTCTATCAAAAATTTATAAAAAATGAATTTGTAGAATCTGATATTTGGTTAGTTGATACAAAAAATAAACCAAGTAAAGAAGAGAATATTCCTTGGAAGTTCTGGGAATACACAGAAGAAGGCGATTTATCAAAGGGCAGTATTAAACAAAAAAGCCTAGATTTAGCGGTATTTAATGGTGACAAAGATCAATTTGAAAAATTTGGACAATAG